Part of the Pelobates fuscus isolate aPelFus1 chromosome 12, aPelFus1.pri, whole genome shotgun sequence genome, TGGAATTATTCTAGGCAGGTAGGAATAGTGGATCATGAAAAGGATATGTTGTGGTAGAACCTTTTGACTTTATATCCTAGTAGCTTAGGTGTGAGTAGATGTTCATCCTTTAAATAATATAAGTCAACTTACTTTGGTGATGAGACAATGCACATGTGTTTTCTCCATGCAAATGAGCTTCAGCATTGCTAGCCATTCTGGGAACCTGTTCAACCACATGCTCCTCTGTTTGATGGACAGATTCTGAGTCTGGTCTGAAGACTTGGGCCACATGTGTGACATTCTCTGAATATCCATTGTGAAAAGGGCTATACGTCTGGTGCGTTGTACCTGTTCAGAAATTAAATTTGAGTCAGCATAAAAACATAGTTTTTTCAAACTTACATACTTacatttgatagactcctaacctcaatatctgaggaaagggatttaggggtgattatttctgatgacttaaaggtaggcagacaatgtaatagagcagcaggaaatgctagcagaatgcttggttgtatagggagatgtattagcagtagaaagagggaagtgctcatgccattgtacagaacactggtgagaactcacttggagtactgtacacagtactggagaccatatcttcagaaggatattgataccttagagagagttcaaagaagggctactaaactggttcatggattgcaggataaaacttaccaggaaaggttaaaggatcttaacatgtatagcttggaggaaagacgagacaggggggatatgatagaaacatttaaatacataaagggaatcaacacagtaaaggaggagactatatttaaaagaagaaaaactaccacaacaagaggacatagtcttaaattagaggggcaaaggtttaaaaataataccaggaagtattactttactgagagggtagtggatgcatggaatagccttccatctgaagtggtagaggttaacacagtaaaggagtttaagcatgcgtgggataggcataaggctatcctaactataagataatgccagggactaatgaaagtatttagaaaactgggcagactagatgggccgaatggttcttatctgccgtcacattctatgtttctatgtttctatgtagctACGAGGCATTTATATTTTACAGATTAAGCGAGTCATATGTAACTTTGAAGTAAGTCTACTGCAATTTATTTTCCATGCAGGAACTCCTGATTTGTAGATTAGTCTAGccagtaccttttttttttttcgatctgTCTCATTTTTAAGATAACTAGTTGATATATAGCCTGCACAGATGAGCATGCTTCAATCAAGATACTAACTCCTGAGTAAGGAAGCGTGATGTATTGTAATTTGATACAAGTGATTTTGCcaattactaatttttcttttgcgCCTATTCATTTATGTGGGTTTTTAtgttgtatgtataaattgaactTACCAGGGTGAGGAAATAATGTGCTGACTTTTTGGGTTGCCAGGGTCATAGAGCCATTGGGCATAGGGTCACCGCTCTCTGTGTATTGGTATACTGGTTCTTGTGAAAATCTATTATGTGGGTATATTTGTGTATTTTCCTGCACATCTGAAAAGAGAGaatgagtttattttttttttaattctttatttttcgattCGACAGGAGCAACAAATATACAGGGTAGGGTTTGCTTGCACAGAAGCCAACAATAGTATTACAATAGCATGCAAAAATATACTGCAAAACCCCCCTGAGATCCCATAGCAACACATCCGTGTCTTTCGTCTCCCGTCGAGGGTTTTATAGGTCTCAGGCATACATCAATTGTCCCAAAGGAGTTCTAATACGGAATCTAACCGGGCAGCTCTAGCTCTCCTCTCTCCCCTATCACGCCGATCATGCCTGAGAAgatttattaagaaaaaaataacaaagtagAAGAAAGGTAGAAGGAAGAGAAGTGACCTTCCTTTTAGAATAGGTAGAAGTAGGAAAGAAAGtaagagagaagagaaaaaggtGTGGTGAGAGAGAATGAGTTTAGATGAAAAATATTAATGGTTGAAATCTTTTTATAGTTATATGCTTCATTAATttccattcactatacacatgggGAGAAGCAGTGATTCCTATTCTCAATCTCACTTGCAGTATAGCTTAGCAGCATCTTCTTAAGGGGAAATGATTATATTTAGAAATGCCTCGAAGTCAGATATATAAggttaaatgatttattttttatttttttttaaatacacaaacCACAATTATTCTATGCATTGGGGCTGATGAGTACTAAAGTCATTTCAAATGTGCACATATCTATATAGAGATTATctctatatataggtgcactgcACAGTAGCAGAACTACCGCTCATGCAGCAAATGTGGCTGTACCTAAGGGGACCCATCGGAagacccatgcacttagggccacccgatgggcatatgTCTTAAGGGGCCTGGTAGTATGCTGTGGATCTCTACTTgtgcgaccaggcccctttaatGATGatagcagtgctgggaggaaatgaacGTCGGTCACTTCCACCCAGCTAACACCTGCACGGGAAGGGGGAGGCACAGGACAAgacagagaggaggggagagccAGACTCTGACTCACAACAGTCCCAGCCAGCAGAAGCCACCCTCCCGAATCCAAAAGGTAATAAAACAGGGGAGTGGCAAAAAAATGACCaacatgtgtttgtcagtgtgtctgttgatctatctgtgtgtcagtgtgtacctgagtgtatgtgtgtgtatctgtgttcgtgtaattctgtgtgtcagtgtgcacctgagtgtatgcgtgtgtatgtatatctgtgtgtaactatgtgtcagtatgtgtatatctgttggTAATTGTGACAGTACTGCAACTGCAACAGTAGTGCAACAGTAGTgcaactgtgtgtatctgtgcatgtaactgtgtgttggtgtgcctgtgtatttgcatgtgtcagtgtgtgtgtttgcgtatctatgtgtgtgcatgcatctatttttatgtttatatcagtgtgtgtggcagtgtatacactacacacaaatgcatgcctgcattcaaacaccaacataaaACATgcgtacattcaaacactgcttaATGCTAAATATAATCccgcaaggatgggcaaattgtagatccccagctggcaaaacaTTTTGGGACTTGAACGACAGATGGGGTCTacattttggccacccttgtgctaGACGGGGCCCCCCCAAAATTGTCTTGCATCAGGGCCCTCTCTATGTTAGTTACACCACTGTCCCTGCAGGACCCCTGGTAGCCTGTATAATGATGAGGGAGCCCAGCACATGCGATCATACGCTTCCAACTCTTGCATGCCCcattatccactacacaaacatatacacggcatccgctacacaaacacactgcatccgtgTGGGCGGATTCAGGGGTGTGCACTGTGGGCGGGTCCTATGGGTGGACTTAGGGTTGTGTCAGGGTCCCCAAAATTTCTAATGGCAGCCCTGGCTGCCACCAAGGAGTAGTGAAGGTTTAAGTGCAGGGCTTAAATCTGTATGTTTATATTAATGTTTGCTTgatgttaagatttttttttaacacataaaCATGCCTGCCTGTGGACCACAATGATCTGTAAAAGCACTAAAGGCCatactaaatttattttaatgaaaacaaaatatgtttcTCTGGATAAATTATCAGCCTGTTAACCGCTATTAAAATGCAGAATTAGAGTACCATGGCAACCGTAAAAAAAACCccaaccaaacaaacaaacatatagaaATCACTATGAATGTATTCATTGAGGTATATCTTAAAACAGTATGCAAGAGCTGCAGTTCTTAtaaactgcagcctttgcaagccctccatgCACAACACTTATTTGAGGTATGCAAGGAGGAGGCAAGCGCTCTCAAGTAAAGTGCACTtgccacttctgttagctcagAGGAACTAACAGAAGCAGGAAGAAACCACCTTGACCAGGGGATTTATAATAGACAtagacacttttataaactgtcattattatgggattctcctcTTGCGGACGTGTTGGATGTCGGGTGATTCTTTAAGCTACTATCAATTTATATTTTGttgattatataaatatttatttctatctttgatttttctttgtaaaatttgCCTTTGAAGATTGTGATAAGTGCCTAAACATGAACATCACAAAGTAACGGCCATGTGATTTGACCTGCACAAAGTAGCATGAATCTCATGATAGTTATGACATGCCATTTTTTGTTACCAGTGAAAATGCCTATCAAATCATAACTAGTTTGGTCATAACACACATTTTTGAATGGCAGCATAGAGTAAAGTTTGTAGAAAAGTACTCAcgggatttaaaataaataaatgaatacataattgtgataaaaatatttaaagaaaaccaTATAATACAACAACAAATAACATCCAAATCACCTATCTCGTCGATTCGTATGTTGAAGTTCTCCAGAAATTCATCTAGTTCCTAGAAGAGAATATACAAATCATGCAATAAATGGccaggattataaaaaaaaatgtacaagccACCTTAAATACGATTTCAAAAAGGTGCCATAAATTAAAAGTTTATTTCTCAGCTGAATTATATTAAAGTTCAGTAGACTGATACAGAAAACACTTGGGCAGTAAATGTGGAGTACAGTTATTTATGCCCAATTTAATACAGGTACCACACATTTTTACCGATTCTTAATAACTATGCCTCACCTATAAAAgtattttataaacttttttttttcaggacagaaaGCCTGCACTTGTCTGCGTTTGTTTACTTTGGAGCCTGGGGATGTAAGCCCTTACTACATACATATGTTTGTGTAAATAGTAAATTTATACTAAAACAAAATTACACTTTTACACAGAGACTAGCTTACTTTTTCACGAATCTGGTTGACGTGACTTCTGGTTTGTAGAACATTATACAAAGGAAGCCGCTATAAATAAAATCATTATttacgttaaagggacaccataggcacccagaccacttaatctcattgaagtggtctgggtgcagtgtccctgtcccacttagtcctgtaatgtaatgtaatttacgtagatagccactagaggcacttccgggaGTATACCGGACTCTGGGTCCCTAAATGATGGTAGATGTTTTTATCGCTGaatgagaacatccagcgtcagtgaaatccccatagaaaaccACTGAGTCAATTctatcctatggggagggcccaaTGCACTCGAGGTGCTCACCTTGCTTGTGCATTAGATAGCCACCATCGGATGACGTCGGAGGAGGCGGAGCACTGACCAAGCACCAAGGGACATTGATGCTGGAATTGGGTGAGCAAATAAAGGGGGAGAGAAGCAGCGTGTAGGGGGAGGTGGGAGACCAAGgggcactgtagtgttaggaatacgtatttgtattccaaacactatagaatccctttaaagctagtcgataaacataattaaaaaaaccttttccaattaataaatgaaaacacATCTCTATAGACACATACTGCTTCTTTCGACCCATTTGATGGCAGTCTCAAATCATAAGATGAATCGGGGCTTATTAACAGCTTGTAATCTTCAGCATTGGGATCATTAACTTGTATTTCATCTGTCCCAAGGTGATTAGAGAAGGCATTATTACCACCTGGAAAAATAAGAAGACTTTTTATACTTTTCATTTGAGGCAGTttaacaacaacagcaacaaaataaacattagaaaaaaactttcaaaaagagctaccgtatatactcgagtataagccgagttttttagcacattttctgtgctaaaaaaccccaactcggcttatactcgagtcaatagtctgtattatggcaatttgcaatttgcattgccataatacagactggggctgtgggggctgcagagatcttacttacctctcctgcagctcctgtcagctctctcctcctccgcattcatacacactgcattcatacactcacactgcattcatacacacacactgcattcatacacacacactgcattcatacacacacactgcattcatacacacactgtaaataaatattcaattaatatatttttttcaggatctaattttatttagaaatttaccagtagctgctgcatttctcaccctagtcttatactcgagtcaataagttttcccattttttgggggtaaaattaggggcctcggcttatattcgggtcggcttatactcgagtatatacggtatatatattttctccttaCCAGTCACTTGCTGCTGGACTTGAAAGGTTTGATCTTCTTGTGGTACGGCACAGGCTATGtagtttatttaaataaagaagaagaaaaatataacATTACATCTATGAAAACTATGCTCTGGATgcatacatgtaaaaaaataagtgATGAAGAAACCTCACAATAACTCTCTAGTCTGTACATTCTTCCATTTAGTAAATACAGAAGAattgctattttgtttttatcacaTACAATGGCTTGACATCACTGTTATATAAGTCAAGTTACTCCTTGAATTCACTATTCAATGTATTATTTTAGAGTGATGTGTTACCATGGATCAATTCTAGTATATCTCAATGCTAAATTTACATTTCCTTCTGGACCAATACATCTTCTGACCTGTGTTTTTCCTAAATAAGTCGGACTgtcaaatattacaatattatttaatTCAACAGATCATATGGGTTTGAAGGACTTGGCCCAGGGCTAAAAGATGGACTTCAAACAATGGAGAAATAAGACGGATTTCAAACAGTGGAGAAATAAGACAGACTTCAAACATTGGAGAAATAAGATGCAAACAAAAATACTTCAGTAAAGACATCATAAAAAGATGGATTAAAAATGTGTATGACGTATAGCAGGacgaaaatgtattaaaatagtaGTATGTACTATCTTAAGTCAAGTGTCCTCTCAATATTTAATGAATAGTGGAATTCAAGGCGTATTTGGAACcacaatttaaaattaaatattaaaaaataaaaccaggaAAACCTGCAATTTAAGCTGTTTTTGAGAGATTTAGTAAATTAGCTATAATCAAACAAAACTAGTGATTGTTTAATAAAGAAACGAATAGTGTTACATGTATGCGAATGGTGGGAAGCCTACCTGCATGTGCGTAAGGAGGTCCAGAAGAAATGATACATGCAGGCTGTAGTGGAACTGCTGGAACATGGTAGACACTGTATATCTTGTGGGGATCTTCTTGGCTGTGTGATAAGTCTTGAACTTCAGTAAACACTTTTTTGTTATCCcatgtaactgtgtgtaaggCGGAGCGAAAGTTTCTTTTCCAGGTAGCTGGATCTTCACATGTTTCATCGTACTTGCCACTCTGTTCCGCCCAGGCCTAGATAAAGGACAAATGTACAGTATGTATTTGAATAAAgaaaatgtgaagtgacaatTAGTAAATCTaagttttttttccataaaagtgtattaaagtggcactgtcaccggcTGGAGACTTTGCATGATTTGATCCTGTGTCCAGGGAAAGGTGAATTCTACTTAACTGTCCCTCACGGGCACCACAACGATATTCTGGCGGGTTCAGCTGCCAGGAGCCGACTTCAGTGCTGTACTATCTCACATGTGTAAGAGTACGAAGGGAGGATCCTGCAAGACTGTCTATGAAAGGAGGGTCCTGCAAGACCCTCCCTTTATAGACAGAGCTAATTTCCCTGCAGTCTTCACTGGTGAGGACTGGGGGATTAACACATTTTGATGGCAGTAGCTCCGTCCAGTGTCGAGAAGTGTCATGCGTTGGAGAAATACTgagtagttcctactttgtctcactatatcttttgactgggttggaatttcattgacatTTCAACCCAGTCAGTATGAGTATCTCCTAAAGATTCTAGAACTTTATGAAGCCTTGAATCAATTAAAACGGCACTAAGTCAGTGAGATCTAGATTACTGTATGCCAAGAGGTTGCCAAGTGGCACACACTCACTACTGGGGGAAGGGCACTGTCCAGCTTTCATTGGCTGCTGTGTTTATTAAGCAAAGGAGTTTTGACTCTAAAATAGTGCttaatataaataatttacaGAACTTGGGTAAACAAAGATAATTCTTTAGAAGTATCACTAGTTTTTCTCCACATAAAATAACTTCTGGGTAGTCAATTCCTGTAATGCCATCAGAGAAGAAAAATGCAAGTCTGGAAAGGATATGAGATGAATCACTCAAATCCTAACTGTTCTTGCTTGGCAAAATGAGCTGCGTTGAAGTTTATATACAATtatggggaaaaaataaataaaatcaaaatcaaaacaaCCACAAAACAAACTTACCTTAAAAATTTTATAATCCCTTTCATTTCTAGTCTTCATGTTCAGATGTTTCCAGGGAATACGAAAATATGTCCGAGCATCATCCAGCCAACAAACACCATCAAACTTGTTGTTGTCAATCTGTCTGATGAGCCAGGGTCCAAAAAGTTCCCTGGTGTAAGTCCTTTAAAtatcagaaaaaaatacaaaatacatctaatatttttttttgcaaatagttTGTTGGGTgctactgtgatagaatgttctttatttaaaagtgtaatgttttaatatttttaagaaGCGGAAAATGGGTCTGTAAAGGTGCGTATTTTTGTACAGGTTGTATTTGTATTTCACACAGGTTTATAGCCAGGCATATAGCCATAAATATTTAACCTATCACATTGCAGGTATATTCAAGGGAACCTGtattctctatggtcttccctgctgcACTCCTTGCACAAATGCAGGGAAGACTATGGAGactgtcggttttcaaacactgtctgacccaagatgCAAATAGATAGCTGAAGGATGTTATATACCAAAAAGATAGCGACCggattttctatttttctttttttttttacttaaacgtcatttaaaaaataaaaataaaacaaatagtatATCCATTCAAAGCTTGATGAAAggtttattatatcaaaaatagttttgaggtggc contains:
- the IRF7 gene encoding interferon regulatory factor 7 isoform X2 gives rise to the protein MPGPERTYTRELFGPWLIRQIDNNKFDGVCWLDDARTYFRIPWKHLNMKTRNERDYKIFKAWAEQSGKYDETCEDPATWKRNFRSALHTVTWDNKKVFTEVQDLSHSQEDPHKIYSVYHVPAVPLQPACIISSGPPYAHAACAVPQEDQTFQVQQQVTDEIQVNDPNAEDYKLLISPDSSYDLRLPSNGSKEAELDEFLENFNIRIDEIDVQENTQIYPHNRFSQEPVYQYTESGDPMPNGSMTLATQKVSTLFPHPGTTHQTYSPFHNGYSENVTHVAQVFRPDSESVHQTEEHVVEQVPRMASNAEAHLHGENTCALSHHQRRIPHLTEWEVTVFYKGKLVLKQNVTKKFVITFEEANQALESVDLVYLPSTEKLVDQTQIRHTNTILENVQGGLHLEVNSMDFKLYATRHGKSRVYWSKSEGVESSTNNTEANILSRAIQSEIFDFNQFRNELKDYKDNKGSSPDYTIYMSFGQILENPIMRKLVLVKLVPQFCVYTHEMLRREGVSSLNQENISLQISNGSSLNCDELDFASSMDIDFSCLI
- the IRF7 gene encoding interferon regulatory factor 7 isoform X1, which gives rise to MPGPERTYTRELFGPWLIRQIDNNKFDGVCWLDDARTYFRIPWKHLNMKTRNERDYKIFKAWAEQSGKYDETCEDPATWKRNFRSALHTVTWDNKKVFTEVQDLSHSQEDPHKIYSVYHVPAVPLQPACIISSGPPYAHAACAVPQEDQTFQVQQQVTGGNNAFSNHLGTDEIQVNDPNAEDYKLLISPDSSYDLRLPSNGSKEAELDEFLENFNIRIDEIDVQENTQIYPHNRFSQEPVYQYTESGDPMPNGSMTLATQKVSTLFPHPGTTHQTYSPFHNGYSENVTHVAQVFRPDSESVHQTEEHVVEQVPRMASNAEAHLHGENTCALSHHQRRIPHLTEWEVTVFYKGKLVLKQNVTKKFVITFEEANQALESVDLVYLPSTEKLVDQTQIRHTNTILENVQGGLHLEVNSMDFKLYATRHGKSRVYWSKSEGVESSTNNTEANILSRAIQSEIFDFNQFRNELKDYKDNKGSSPDYTIYMSFGQILENPIMRKLVLVKLVPQFCVYTHEMLRREGVSSLNQENISLQISNGSSLNCDELDFASSMDIDFSCLI